A window of the Polaribacter batillariae genome harbors these coding sequences:
- a CDS encoding sterol desaturase family protein, with the protein MKHKIISSVVVPTLLIITGIFSYLTFQNNWNLEIVSYSIFLFTLFYILILERIIPLKQEWKPNKQTFWTDIKHFIFSTAIFDALGKMLALSVVINLQEKFFPITNFWDSLPFLATYIIANLIGEFLPYIYHRVSHKGNTKSYLSLLLWKIHSIHHLPTSLNWFKTNWIHPINIFLNTFLKITPLLLLGFNKEIIFLVGITHVVIAYISHANIQTQKSFWDYILVTPQIHHFHHSIKMEEAKNFGNVFPFWDILFGTYYNRKGAVVDVGIIENSKTNYPKDKEYFKQLLFPITTSKECCE; encoded by the coding sequence TACCAACATTATTAATAATAACAGGTATATTTAGTTATTTAACATTTCAAAATAATTGGAATTTAGAAATAGTATCCTATTCCATTTTTCTCTTTACCCTTTTTTACATTCTAATTTTAGAGCGAATAATTCCACTAAAACAAGAATGGAAACCAAACAAACAGACATTTTGGACAGATATTAAACATTTCATTTTTTCGACAGCCATATTTGATGCTTTAGGAAAAATGCTTGCATTATCAGTTGTTATTAATCTTCAAGAAAAATTCTTTCCAATAACTAATTTTTGGGATTCATTGCCATTTTTGGCAACATACATTATTGCTAATTTAATAGGCGAATTCCTTCCATACATTTATCATAGAGTTAGCCATAAAGGAAATACAAAGTCGTATTTAAGTCTTTTGTTATGGAAGATACATTCCATTCATCATTTGCCAACAAGTTTAAATTGGTTTAAAACAAACTGGATTCATCCAATCAATATTTTTTTAAACACTTTTTTAAAAATAACACCTCTTCTACTTTTAGGATTCAATAAAGAAATCATATTTTTAGTGGGTATTACACACGTAGTAATTGCTTACATCTCTCACGCAAACATTCAAACACAAAAAAGTTTTTGGGATTACATATTAGTTACGCCACAAATTCATCATTTTCATCACAGTATAAAAATGGAAGAAGCAAAAAATTTCGGTAATGTTTTTCCATTTTGGGACATATTATTTGGTACATATTATAACAGAAAAGGAGCTGTTGTAGATGTTGGAATTATTGAAAACTCTAAAACAAATTATCCAAAAGATAAAGAATACTTTAAGCAACTATTATTTCCAATAACAACCTCAAAGGAATGTTGTGAATGA
- a CDS encoding LysE family transporter: MNLLIFILFGFFIAAAGSITPSFLNLTVVKFSLRNGKKAAFYLIGGYATILFFQANIGAYLASILMENSEYITLIQKIGTGILFLLSINFFRMYFTTKVAKEKQEIPKSKAYLHGIIMSSLNTIAIPFYFTTISILIGLEYFEYSLLNAFYFSIGSTIGSFTLYSLYAIVAEKIEHKLTSIATKMDFILGCITGLVGFINLIYLLSK, translated from the coding sequence ATGAACCTACTAATTTTTATACTTTTCGGTTTTTTTATTGCAGCAGCAGGTAGCATTACACCTAGTTTTTTAAATTTAACGGTTGTAAAATTTAGTTTAAGAAACGGAAAAAAAGCCGCTTTTTATTTAATTGGGGGTTATGCAACTATTTTATTTTTTCAAGCAAATATTGGTGCTTACTTAGCCAGTATTTTAATGGAAAATTCAGAATATATTACCCTAATTCAAAAAATAGGAACTGGAATTTTGTTCTTGTTGTCTATTAATTTTTTTCGCATGTATTTTACCACAAAAGTTGCAAAAGAAAAACAAGAAATCCCAAAATCGAAGGCGTATTTGCACGGTATAATAATGTCTTCTTTAAACACGATTGCAATTCCGTTTTATTTTACAACAATTTCGATTTTAATTGGTTTAGAATATTTCGAATACTCATTATTAAATGCATTTTACTTTTCCATTGGCTCTACAATTGGCTCTTTTACTTTATACTCTTTATATGCGATAGTTGCCGAAAAAATTGAACACAAATTAACATCTATTGCTACAAAAATGGATTTTATTTTAGGCTGCATAACAGGTCTTGTTGGCTTTATAAATCTAATTTATTTACTATCGAAATAA
- the gdhA gene encoding NADP-specific glutamate dehydrogenase, whose protein sequence is MELKIKEFMEMVKSRNNHEPEFLQAVQEVAETVIPYIVNHDIYHGKNILLRMVEPERLISFRVSWVDDSGEIQVNRGYRIQMNSAIGPYKGGLRFHPTVNASILKFLAFEQVFKNSLTTLPMGGGKGGSDFDPKGKSDNEIMRFCHAFMSELFRHIGPNTDVPAGDIGVGAREIGFMFGMYKKLKNEFTGVLTGKGQSWGGSLIRPEATGYGTVYFAQNMLQRKDDSFEGKKVVISGSGNVAQYAAEKAIELGATILTLSDSGGYILDEDGISTEKLKHVMYIKNEKRGRISEYVDKYPEAKYFEGERPWSVKCDIALPCATQNELNGEEAKQLIKNGCMCVSEGANMPSTPDAIHEFQKGKILFAPGKASNAGGVATSGLEMSQNSLRISWSREEVDSRLKDIMEDIHDSCVEYGKNDDGSIDYIRGANIAGFVKVADAMLAQGVI, encoded by the coding sequence TAAAAGTAGAAATAACCATGAGCCAGAATTTTTACAGGCTGTTCAAGAAGTTGCAGAAACTGTAATTCCTTATATCGTAAATCATGATATTTATCATGGGAAAAATATTTTATTAAGAATGGTAGAACCAGAAAGATTAATTTCTTTTCGTGTTTCGTGGGTAGATGATAGTGGAGAAATTCAAGTAAATAGAGGGTATAGAATACAAATGAACTCGGCAATTGGCCCATATAAAGGTGGTTTGCGTTTTCACCCAACAGTAAATGCAAGTATTTTAAAGTTTTTAGCTTTTGAGCAAGTATTTAAAAACTCGCTAACAACATTGCCAATGGGTGGTGGAAAAGGAGGTTCTGATTTTGATCCAAAAGGAAAATCAGACAACGAAATAATGCGTTTTTGCCACGCTTTTATGAGCGAATTATTTAGACATATTGGCCCAAATACAGATGTTCCTGCTGGAGATATTGGTGTTGGAGCGAGAGAAATTGGTTTTATGTTTGGAATGTATAAAAAACTAAAAAACGAATTTACAGGTGTTTTAACAGGAAAAGGGCAATCTTGGGGTGGTTCTTTAATTAGACCAGAAGCTACAGGATATGGAACCGTGTATTTTGCACAAAACATGTTGCAACGTAAAGACGATTCTTTTGAAGGAAAAAAAGTAGTGATTTCTGGATCTGGAAACGTGGCACAATATGCTGCTGAAAAAGCAATCGAATTAGGAGCTACTATCTTAACATTATCTGATTCTGGAGGTTATATTTTAGATGAAGATGGTATTAGTACAGAAAAGTTAAAACACGTTATGTATATTAAAAATGAAAAACGTGGTAGAATTAGCGAGTATGTAGATAAATATCCAGAAGCAAAATATTTTGAAGGCGAAAGACCTTGGTCTGTAAAATGTGATATTGCTTTGCCATGTGCCACTCAAAATGAATTGAATGGAGAGGAAGCAAAACAATTAATTAAAAACGGTTGTATGTGTGTTTCTGAAGGCGCAAACATGCCTTCTACACCAGATGCAATTCACGAATTTCAAAAAGGAAAAATCTTGTTTGCCCCAGGAAAGGCTTCTAATGCTGGTGGAGTAGCAACCTCTGGATTAGAGATGAGCCAGAATTCGTTAAGAATTTCTTGGTCGAGAGAAGAGGTAGATTCAAGATTAAAAGATATTATGGAAGATATTCATGATTCTTGTGTAGAATATGGTAAAAACGACGATGGTTCTATAGATTATATTAGAGGTGCAAATATTGCAGGTTTTGTAAAAGTTGCAGACGCAATGTTGGCACAAGGAGTTATCTAA